The window TTGCCTACCCGGTATAAACCCTGATTGAGCTGGATCAATCACTTTCCCAATCACCTTTTGGAGTCTCTCAGCTAGCACTCTGGATATGATCTTGTAGATAACTATGCAGCAGGAAATCGGTCTATAATCTCCTACATTACTAGCATTCTTAGCCTTTGGGATTATCGTGACCGAAGTGCAATTGTAAGGGGGAAAAGGGTATTGCTGTTGAAAAAATCTTTAATGACATTAATAAGGTCCTGCTTGATAATATCCTATGTGTTTTTGAAGAAGTAGGCATTGAAACCATCAACTCCTGAGGCTTTATTGTCACCCATCCCAAAGAGAGCTTCCTTAATCTCATCCTCACTAACAACGTTCATATTTCTAataacccaaaaaaataaacatttcaTGAGGCATGCCCTGCCCCATCCTCCCTGGTGCAAGATACACCATTGGCTCATGCTGCCTCCTTGAAAAAACAGAAATTAACTACTACGGTGGTATAGTTGGTAGTCAATTCGTAAGTCCCTTAAATGTAAAAGTTGTTGGTTATTTAGaggtatttaaaataattatcaagTGGTATATTATTGGATAAGCATGAAGCGAGAAACCAATGAATAAATTTGTTCGTTCATGTAAATTTATGTCTCTTGACTAGACATATTTGACATTCTCATATTTAATATGAGATGTGGTATTGAAATAAGATAATAGAGAGTGAAATTCTAACGGTCCGTTTAGTTAGTGGTGCTAAatagtggtaatgggaatgatttatagtttaaaatttcattaaaagttttatatcattcccatggtaatgaaattttgatcacaaaaaagtccttttatttataaatttccattaccacttaATACTTCCTCTTccaatagtaatgcattggaatgaattttatgaagaaaatgagatgattgaagttggacaagcatgaccatcaaggtaaccaagaaatttttcaaccaaaaatacACTTGTTtgtcattctcattaccactatttattaccacctaccaaacgggccgtaaatagAATAGTGAGAAACGAAATCATTAGAATTCAATTCATTTTCTATAAACACGAGTTTTTGGTTAAGAAAGTTGCAAACCTTATCTATATATTTTTCAGAGTTCTTTTTCATCTTTGAACATAATTCATCTTTATGGAATATATAATACTTTGTATTTTCTTTGTGGTCCATTGTATTTCTAATTTTAAgttattaaaatttcaaaacaccATGCAGCAGAATTAACACTTAAGAAAAGTTTTTATATAAGCGTATTTGACCTGTATCTAAAGAATTGGACCAAGATCCCAACCAAATCTTCATAATAACTTTCTATATGTTTTGTTGTGGTTGttatttgattgattttatGGTTCGTAATGGATAATCAGTTGGTAATTTACTGGGACAATCTAGAGTCATTAGATTTAGAGGGAATTTTACATTGCATTAGTCAAGTGGCTTAAGGAAATTTTTTTGATTGGCTTTCTTAGTTGATGACAAACATCAAAAATCTACTAACTACTAAGAAATAAGGGAATTTTTAGTGTTTGTTAGAAAAATCAGGTGGTTTTCACTTTTTAGTTATTAGCTTTCAAAATCATAATACTCCtaataaatttgaataatttttttattcatcataGAACTATCAtgactttaaaaatttaaaataaaaaaataaaaaaaacaattataaaataGAAGACTAGGATTTTAAAGTTCAGGCTCATCAACCTAATAAGGGGTTTGGTGATTCAGGAAACATGAAAGGAATGGGTCAATAACAAGTCTATCTAAGGTACATTCACCAATTTTTAAGTTAAGGATTATGGTTGATAATCTTGGGTGTGATGAACGTAAGTTTCTGAGCCATTCAATTACCAGAGTCTTCCAACCGCAATTTGAACAAGGCTCGTGATTCAAGTTAACAGAATAAAACCATACATGAAGAAATCAAATCCTAATGTGCTTCTTAGGTCAAATAAAGACTCTAAATGGAATATGACTCATTCCATGCTAGGCTTCCTCTAAATGGACAGCAAAATTATGAATGATTCAACTTACCAAGGAATAAAACTTGGATAGTTATTGGCCTAGCTTTCACTCCTCAACCATACTAAAAGGTTTATGGGCTATATATAAGCTAGCCTCCATGACTGAACTTGCCGAATACaaggaaaaaaaacataattttaagtCTTCGACATTCCAAAGTACAAACCAGTCCAAAACGTTAAACTTTCACGACTCTTGATTGAACTAGACATACAAGGATGCAGCTGCAATAAAATTTGAATAAGATAGAGTCGATGAAGAAAGTTACGAAAGAAAGTCACTCACAAGAGCCATTTGGACATGTTCTAACCAAAAACAAAGACTTGATCCATCCATTggtaaaacaaaattgtttaaTACATTACTTTGTCCACCTCCTTTCTTAATCAACTAAAACAAAACCTAAATTTAACTTAATCACCAATCTCAAATAGTAATTGTGCAATACATTTTAGAGAGGAGCAACATTGATGTGTCCAGCAACTTGGTCAAGATCCCTCTGTCCATTGGATGTGATTTTCCTCCCACTGAATCAAATTTAAGACAAAATATCTAATTagatcaataaaaatttataatacgAGGCAGCTACAGGATTAAGAGTACATTTGATCCCTAAACTTCATTCATCAAACTCAAAAATACTGCCTTCAATAATTTCTTAAGATAACACAAATTTCTAACAAAGTTCAAAAAGGATAATTGAAGTTCCTCTACAGACGCAAAAGCTGATTTAACGAAAATATAAAAAGTGTCAATGACATAAATACTATTTAACAATCGTTCTTTCAATTACTGTCTTCAGCTGTGTGTGCAAGGTAAAGGAAGATGGAGATATTCCTTTTAATGTTGACTTTATTGGTAATACTATTTAACAATCGTTCTTTCAATTACTGTCTTCAACTGTGTGTGCAAGGTAAAGCAAGATGGAGATATTCCTTTTAATGTTGACTTTATTGGCTAAACTTTGAGGACTAAACTCTACATTTGAAAGCAATTAATGCCAAAGAATCAATCCTAAAAAATTGAGGTTGGCTACTATGAGATTTGATAGGTTTTACCAAGTGGCTGAGACAAACTACCATTTGGAAGTACAAGAACTAGAACTAAATTCACCCCTAATTTAGCCAACACTATCTTAGAATTGAAGGATTTGGAGGGCAATGAAgggagggatttggagggaaTTGTTTTCCTTTATATGAATATCGAGTTTGAAGGGGAGAGACTTGCAAGGGTGAGCTTTGAAGGGATTAATTCTCTTAAATTTGTTCATAAAAAAACCTCCCCAAGAGTGAATGTTGACAAAacctttcccttcccttctaAAAAAACAAGGGGGATTCCCTCATAATTTCCTCCCCTTACTTTCCCCTGCCTCCCTTAACCCTTCCTCCCTTTCCTTTATCTCCTAAATGTTTATCCAAACAGGTTCAAGTGCGTTTCTAACTCAACTGCTACTTTATTTTCCCTATATGGAAAAGCAGTGCATATCATCTAATACACAAACCAGATGTATATCCACATGACAAGAAAACCTTCAAAACATCTACGTTCTTGCAATCTTGAATTGAAACTACTCTTCCAAATTGTAACATATTGTATAGGAGAATTTAAAGTCTTTGAGGCATTCTGATAATAATTAGATGACTCACATTTTCTAGTTAGCAGATGACCATCAATAATATAGCAcaatgaaatttaattaaaacaacTCACCCTCTTGGATTGATTTCAACAATTTTCATTTGCTCCAACTGTTGAAGAATGTGTCTTGCAACAGCACCACTGCTCTTGCCAAAATGACGTGGGCGGCTTCCATTTCTCTTGCTTCCACCATAAATTCTACGGAAAGCACCAACACCAAGTCCACCCCTTAGGTAGATCTTCCTTGCCATTGATGCTAACATTTGATCACAAGAAAGTAACATTCAATTTGATAATtcaacagagaaacaaaattatcattaaaTACCCTAAGATAACAATGAGTTGAGGACATGAAGCAAGTCTTACCAGCCCTAATATAGTACCAATCAGCATCATAGGGAGCAAGCTCCTTAAGCACACCAGTTTTTACAATGTCAGTCCATGGGGGAAGCTCAATCTGTCCAATGAACACAAAAATTGAGATCATTATACTCAATTAATATCCTAAATTAAAAAATCGCCGATTTCAAATAAACTAGCCAATTTTGGTCAAAAACATCCATACAGAAAAGTTCATTAAACAAAACTCTCTTAGCTGCAAATATCAAACCAAATTAACCCGGTCAAATCGCATGGAAATTGTTTAATGTAAACTGTGTTTTCTAAGTTACCCTAATTCATACTTATTTGCATATACTTCTTCTGTGTTTTATAAGTGGCTACACCAAATTTCACGCTTTAGCAATTCCCAAACTCAACGAAGGACTCAATCTATACAATCAAATAATCatctaaaaaaacaataaatcacCATTCCTAAGTCCATTACAGTAAGAAAGCACATTACACATCCAATTGaatgataagaaaaataaacaatcaacGATTCAAAAATTCAAGATAAACGAAGAATTGAAGTAATTATATATTAACCTTGCCAGATCGCTTGAGGTGAGCGGCATAGGCTTTGACGAAATCGTGCGGAGAAACATCTTTAACAGTTCTAGAAGGTTGATGAGCATCCATTGTTGGTTTTCTGGCGGAGAGCACACTTCTCTTACCTCTCTAGATATCTTTAACTCGGCGCTCTCAAAACTGATGAATGAGGATCTTCTCTAtagttagggtttttaatttatattggcatcctttttcttttctttttttttttttgccggGAGGGGTGATTTTCTGAGTCATGTGTATGGgcctttttttatctttaaaaatgcagaaaatttaaaacaaataagtaaaaatatattaaaaaaaaattatattatagtcAACTTTAAAACTATTTCTTAAATTAAATAGGTTTTtttcaaacctgaggtttggaaCTGTTTGCACTTAGTAAAAGCGAAGACAGAGGGTTCAAAAAAAGCAAAGGGTCCGTTCGTTGTTACTAGAATTGTTTAAatcaaacccgacccgaaaatccgacccgaaaaaatgttaattttttgggTTTACTGAACCGAGGTTATCCGAGCCGATACTGCAATTgaaccgtttgataactgaaaagggcaaaatcgaactcgaactgcaaccgaattttataaccgacatataagctttaaccgatgttacccgaactcaacagtgatcgacccgagtcaaattcgacctgaattatgcacgtaaccgaatgcaacctgaataaaaccgattaagatcgaactgtttttaacccgaactgatacaaacccgaaccgattattaatcgaactgttataaatccgaatcaatttttctcctaatttcagcaaattaggtccaatttcagttttctaattatgattttttgaatatttgaaatctaatttctaatattgatacattgtaaacaagattatctataaataaataagattccccatgatattgatattaattataaaccaataagcacattacaaaaaccttagaaacataCTGAAGTGGAACAATACAAAAACTTAGATATTTCTTCAACACTTCAATTTAGACTTATCTTGCTTTCTattgctaattaataattatatatacttaTCTTGCTTTCTattgctaattaataattatatattttatgtgaGTAATCCACCTATTCTTCAAGCTTTatgccccaaaaatttacatgcatcacttatacatccatcaaatttaaatatacaaaaattaagtttttaaccccaaaaatttacatccatcacttatacatccactaaatttaaatatacaaatatcaagttttttaccccaaaaatttacatccatcacttatacatccacctaatttaaatatacaaatatcaagtttttaaccccaaaaattaaCATTCAATCAGCAACTACAAATAGTTATATATCCATCATAAATGTATCATCCATCAAATGTACGTGAGTATGTCCACCATTAAATACTTTCTCCAAAACGAAACATAAAAGTCGACAACGAGCACCAAAATTTCTCATGTACTGTTGCTTTGCTTTTGGTACCATATTTCAAtcttgaacaaaaacaaacaaaaaaagaattaaaagaaagtaattcattcttataagaaagatacaaaaaagaaatgCCTAAAATTTTGCTTCCAGAATATGTATCACATGTCGGGTGAGATCATTGTAATGCCTCTCAAGGTCAACAATCGCCGCATGTTCAGCAAGCTACCAACATGAATCATACCTAAGGAAACATTTCTAATTTCCTAATCCCAAGTAAATAAGGCTATAGAAAGTTGCCTATAAGACTAAGATTCATGGATAACATTCACCCAACCTAATGGCTATCAAGTTTCCATGTGACTTGTAAGGCTAAATTACTTGTGTCCAGATTCCGTGTTTCGATTTGAGCCACAATCAGATCCATAAGAACCAACATCATTTGCATGGCATCAATCAAGTGAACAAACCATAACTGAGTACATAAAGTACACGAAACACGAGTTATAATAGAATGATAATTaactaacatttatttaaaaagtaaaatctgTACCAGATTCTGAAGACGAGGATCCACTCGGACCCTGATCTCCCTTAGCATGCGATTCTGCATCGGGAACTAAGTCATTGCCAATAACTAATCCTACTTCATCAGGTTCTTCTTCATATCCAAACAACCAATTACGAGTTAAAATCAAGGCTTTAACATGTCTTGATAAAAGGGATGCTCTCCATCTATTCAAAATTCTTCCTGCCATAGAAAAAGTTGATTCGGATGCAACTGTGGTTATTGGGATAGCCAATATGTCTTTAGCTATTTTAGACATAATTGGATAAGTAGCTTGTTGATCTTTCCAATACAACAAATATCAAATTTCGAATCACCATACATGTGCAAAGGTGATTTAGGTATTTTTCCACTTCCGATAAAACATTTAAAGAAAAAGTAGTTCTTGAGAACTTTTAAAACTCTGTAAACAAACGATAAAACATATGAAACTTATTAATTGTGAAAATATTATAATGGAAAGACAAACTTATTgagataaatattaataataataataaatatattgttaaaaggagtttaaaatttaataacacATACCTCATAGCCAGCAGAATCACAgccatcaaaatttaaaatttaataatacttgATTAATCTTAttcactttattagaataagttttaattatcaaacttagaaatacgatcgattattagtgtaatagataaatgagtaatgtatattctaataacttatactccctctaattaaaaacaaatgtctcatttggaatttgcataaattctccctctagtaatatatgattatattctaataagttaatatttagcctaaaaacaaattgaaacaaTTACTCTAAATTGAagggactattagtttagagtaCTAAATAACACTAATAAGTCTAAGTATGTAATAGATAGCCTATAAGATAGTTTAGATTAGTCTTATTCATTCAAAAAGATCGAGTTTTgattatcgagttttaatattcaataattatcaaaagtagcaacagcgaacaaagactgGAGGTCAAAAATAGTCAaaatctttgttcgctgttaataacagagAACAAACtcattgactttttttgacctccaatgtttgttcgctgttactaacagcgaacgaACAACCCCAAACCAcagttttggaaaaaaaaacagCTTATCTTGGGAattattttacaaagtttactattgtatgaaatttttatatttttttgcttacttgttttaaattttcaatgcCTTAATGTATTTAGAAGGCCCAACAAATATGAAGACCGTCTCACGGAGAGACGACCCCAAAACAAGAAACTAATAAgaaaaaagtttctattattgagttatttaaccaaatatgaggcatgtctcacggTTTTAAATATTCACTTACggttttaaaatgataattttttattgtcttaaatgatcatttataactttaaagtttaCTTACAATCGTCAAGTgttcaattagaaaaataggcTAGTTATATGAGTTCGTCTCATGATgcgacgatctcatacaagatttgCTGATTTATTTATtgacaaattcttaaatgagttCTAATGGTGCGATCTTCTTTATTGTGTTATCCCAAGCATATTTTTTATGCCACTGAAATGTACGTCATTTAATTACaaactttatttcttttaagaaaaatgtgtATAAGAGATTGTTTGATTAACGTGTAAGATTAAGATGTTTTGGATCCTTAAGCACATAACTATTCAATCTAATGTAATGGGGTTAAAAATCATCATTTGAGGTAAAGAATGTGTTAATACTGAGCATGAATGAGCTAAGACAAAAACCCAACTTACTGAAACTTTTACATTTCCGATAAAAAATTTGATCCACCAAAATGAGTTTCCAATTCGATGATAATCTATAAATTCAATCTAAGTATTCCTTTGTGAAATCAACCTTCTACTAATAAATAGTATAATAATTGCTTCCAAATTCATTAGAAAGATATTGATAGCAATGACATGAATCATACAACTGATACAAGTGATACAAAACAGAGCAGTGTCACATGACGCGAATCGCAAATCGaaaaggcgaactaactagCAAATTATGTTTCATTGAAACAGACTATAAAAGCCATGATGTTCGTAACACATCGGTATTGAAACATAAAGCATCATTCTCCAGGATGTGGTTGCATTTTCTGGATGGGTGGAGCGGTAACTGCATGTATACTAAGGTCGGCGTAGTTGGGATCATCAGATCTCTCACATATTTCCCTGTATTCTTGGCATACGGCACATTGATGACAGAAGAAATGAGTCACAAAATCGCCACAAGGTGCCTCCTGAATCGCACAATTAGGCCAGAAAAACCAAGTTCAGTGATGTTTCTAAGTGCAAAATAGAAGTATGTGACGATTAACTTGAACGAATTTGGCATCAGTAAATGTTTTTTACTCAATAGATCTCATAATTAGAATGGATGGGATAACCAATAGTTTTTCCCAGTGCTTTTGCACCAGCAGTGACATTGTTATCGAATCTTGGGGTGTACAATATACACAATATGCAGTCATATTTTCAACTAGTTAGTTAGCATCAACACTCGAAAAAAAATACTTCGTTTTTATTCTTCAAGGAAAGGAAATAATTGCATAATCAATTGTTCGTAAGAGTGCCTCTGCAACAAAACTGACTTTGGCATGAAATCTTGAGGTGCTCTCTGTTTGCAACATACAATCATGTATCTGTCTAGTTAGCATCAAAACACCCAAAAGAATACAAATTGTCCTTATGGTTGCTTTTTCGAACATAGTACATATCCGGTCTGATCtcatctaaaataaaaaaccgGGACCAGACCAAAAACCGTAATTGTTTTGAAAA of the Amaranthus tricolor cultivar Red isolate AtriRed21 chromosome 6, ASM2621246v1, whole genome shotgun sequence genome contains:
- the LOC130816119 gene encoding 40S ribosomal protein S19-1-like — protein: MDAHQPSRTVKDVSPHDFVKAYAAHLKRSGKIELPPWTDIVKTGVLKELAPYDADWYYIRAASMARKIYLRGGLGVGAFRRIYGGSKRNGSRPRHFGKSSGAVARHILQQLEQMKIVEINPRGGRKITSNGQRDLDQVAGHINVAPL